GCACCATATCATAATATAGCATAGTATGGTATACCACAACTAATATCACAGTATAAAGTTACGTATAGCATATGATAACTTGTATATATAGAACAGCATAGTATAGTTTCAAGTTaactgctgtgattttacagaaACTTGATCAGACTGTAGCAGCAGTTGTAGCCTCAGAGCTCAGGGTGGGCAGATGTTTGGTGGCTGTTTCCCCACATTGTAGACACACCCATAGACTGCCCTGAGCGAccaacaatgtgtgtgtgtgtgtgtgtgtgtgtgtgtgtgtgtgtgtgtgtgtgtgtgtgtgtgtgtgtgtgtgtgtgtgtgtgtgtgtgtgtgtgtttgtgtgtgttggggggtgAACCCGGCGACGCTGCGCTGCTGCACAACTGCTGGTTCATGTTGAGACTCCGGACCGCGGTGTGCACTGTGCGTCTTGCGCgtctaaaattaaaaaaaaaactttgacttGTTCTCATGAGCGCAGAGACCCACAGACCGACATCAGCCTCGTCTCATCAGTAGAGGAATGGCTGTGCGGTCCAGGACGGGATTCTGTCGGCAGGAGGTGAACAGAACCGTGTGGGAGGTTCCGGAGCGGTACCGGGATCTGAAGCAGGTCGGAACGGGAGCGTACGGGACTGTGTGGTGAGTACAGGAACTTTGCAGCTCAGATAGCTTAATTTATGGCGGAATCTGCTCAATTCATGTTTtaccaaataataaatttcttctttcttctgagAGCCAAAATAtactatttttgcattttacgcACGGAAAAGGAGAACACAAAGTGGATAATTTGACTGTTTATACTCGGATAGAGCGCTCATTTACTTTTACTTTCACTCCAAGCAGCAGTTCCTAGTTGTATATTTTGGTCAGCAGTCTGCACAGCTGGCTCGGCAGGGCCCCTCTTTGCATTGTGTTGTGTGGATGAGGGTCAACAAAGACCACCACCCCCCCAATCTCATTGTTGGGAGAAGTCAAAGAGCTCGAGTTAAGTGCACTAAAAGCACCACTACTTTGTCTCCAATCACACAAATGTGCTTTTATAAAAACATGCAGACATTGTGATGTATCATAGCGGGAACGGCACAGGTGGAACTTTAAGGAAACTTAACATCAGTCAGTGGATTTCCTTATAAACGTGCCAAAGTTATGTTCTTGGAAAAGCTGTTTTGCTctatttttgattgttttccaGTAGTGAATGTATGTTTGTATCTCAGTTCGGCATGGGATCGCCGGACAGGAACACAGGTGGCCATCAAGAAGCTTCACCGGCCCTTCCAGTCCAAGCTTTTTGGCAAAAGGGCCTACAGAGAGCTGCGACTCCTCAAACACATGAAGCACGAAAATGTAAGAGAGCAGGAAAGAGTCCAATCCTGGCTGTTAACACAAGTAAAGCCAGTCATATTTTAATTTCTCCTTTATTTCTCCTGATTGGCTCATATCAGGTAATTGGACTGTTGGATGTTTTCACCGCTGAGATCTCTCTGGACCGATTTCGTGACTTGTAAGTTTCCTCTGCTTTCCTAAACACTTATTCTTTAAAGCAGATAGCTTGCTTAGATTTTGCTCCTCTCTTCGCCTCCACAGCTACCTGGTGATGCCGTACATGGGCACCGACCTCGGAAAACTCATGAAAATGGAGAGATTAACTGAAGACCGAGTGCAGTTCCTCGTCTATCAGATGCTCAAAGGACTCAAGGTGAAGAGAACCACAACGTTGTTTCTCCAAACTGTTTCATAGAGTTGCAAGTAGAACTGACGCTGTCTTCTTTCTCCACAGTATATCCACTCGGCAGGGATCATCCACAGGGTGCGTGAACTTTCACCTCTGAGACTATGAGCTTTGGGGGTGGGgcttttttctcacattttttcaCACTAAATCCCATTCATGCTGATTCCCACACATAGAGTtttgcaatgtgtgtgtgtgtgtgtgtgtggatttgtgtcatttttttatgccAAGACAGGATGATACGCCATCTGCTTGATCGTATTATTGATATATCTCTGTATCCAGACGTCTCTGCTAGACTTTAACCCCACTCTGTTTACAGCTTATCACAGCAGAGAATATATCAGTTAATTCTTCAAAATGTGAGTTTGTCACGTTGTTTGCCTCCCAGTCAAAGTTCAGACAAAATCTTGACTGATAGGATTAAAATGAGGCATGTCCCGATCaagtttagtcttttttttagaTCCAACCCTAGTCTGCCATACCATTTTCCTAAGTAATATACATGTCAAGTATTGTGGATTAACTGTAGTACCTGCTTCCACCAACAGGTGGTGCTCTTACTAATCATTGTGCAGCTTCGCAAGTAAAGGAGCATCGTGACAAAGACTTCTAGGAGGCATACTTAGACCAGCAAACTACTGTTCAGGTTCAGGGATCCAGATTTCCCCATGTAACTCAGAAGGCAAAATTCTAAGTGATAACATTAGGGATATGTTGAtcaagttttgtcttttttgttgatCCAATCCAAATCATTTAGCCCCTTAATGCCGATTGTCACGAATTCGCATCATACCGCTTGCATTGAGACTACAGCCGAGATAGCATATCCATTCCCCCAGTGCtagtttgtgcatattcagtaCGTACCTAGGAATCCTTTTACAGACACTGGCTTCTCGTGAgaccggtcggagtgggacctacaTTATTAGAAatctattattatatatctattcTGTGTGctatagataaattaacaatctccacttaatttagcatcagcttgaaagcaaaaacacaaataaattttttttatatcattgtaaataaattcaggcgtcaaggggttaatatttagtatctgccaATACAATTTTCCtaaataatacacacttcaagtactGTAGATTTGCAGTACCTGGTTGTACCACCAAGTAGAGCCTCTTACTAAACATTatggggtttagctagtaaaggagtACAGTGACAGAGATTTTGATGAGACTTACTGATATCAGGACAGCggaaaacttttcaaaaaagTTGGGCAAAGCTTAGACAGTgagtcctttggagtgtgcaggactctgctcaggacattttatgactctgtggtagcgtctgctattttctatgcagtggtctgctggggagcagggagcactgaaagggacagaaagagactaaacagactggtcaggagggctggttctgtcctggactgttccctggactccatagaggaggtgggtgagaggaggatgttgtcaaagctcacatccatcatggacaatccctctcacccactgcatgacactgtggggtctttaagcagctccttcagcagcagactgagacatccaccctgcaagaaagagcgctatcgcaggtccttcatcccatctgctataagactttacaacatcaacatcactggctgatgttaacataaactggactatatcattaccaccccaaaccataaaatttgcactgacattcttgcactgcacatctctgcacttttaaactttatttttatttttattttttctgttaaaaaattttgccacccttgtatatattgtaaataaagctgctgtaacaatgtaaatttcccctggagtggggagaaataaagaactttatcttatcttacatcCCCGTGAAATATCACAAGCTGATTAAGatttaagtatttaaaattATATGTATGTGTCTGTTTCCTACAGGACCTCAAACCTGGAAATTTAGCCATTAATCCAGACTGTGAGTTAAAGGTAACCCAGCATAACAATAGAGCTATCTTAATTTGAATGGTCCACACATTAGAAAGCTACAGTacagcttcttcttcatgtttcAGATTCTTGACTTTGGCCTGGCAAGGCAGGCTGATGCAGAAATGACGGGTTATGTGGTGACACGCTGGTACAGAGCTCCTGAAGTTATCCTCAACTGGATGCACTACACGCAAACTGGTAAAACTCTCCATCCTCACATGAAGGCAGTAAGCATGAGGAAGATCTGTTTCATGAAAATGATGTTTGgcattgtgttgcagtggacATCTGGTCGGCAGGTTGTATCATGGCAGAGATGCTGCTGGGGAAGCCGCTGTTCAAAGGAAATGATCGTATCCTTGACTGTTCTCAGTCCAGCTTGATTTTGTCTGATGTAGACTTTCCAAACCTGTGTCATGTAACTGTATGAAGATTTTATTTAGACCTGGGCTAATATGTTTAGGATCCTGGCCAGTTATCCTTCTTAACTAATCATTGAAATCTTTTAATCTTCTGTTGAATTTCAattacaattcaattcaattcagttttatttatatagcgccaattacagtcaaattgtctcaagacgctttacagaacccatatgcctgacccccagggcaagccaaaaggcgacagtggcaaggaaaacacccttttaacagggaaaaaaaccttgagcagaacccggctctttatgtgggggaacccatctgcctgctggctgggcgggttgagagggacagaagaggtagagaggtagagatagagggatggaggtagaggggtagaggtagaggggtagaggtaaagggggagggatgggagaaggggggttggggaacaaggaacatataacacacagttggatacatgtatgaacCCCAAAACCGGCTGCCAATTTTGAAGGACGtgctattttaaaataatcaccaaaattacaccatttgtcagagccaCAAGCAGAAAAAACGGAAAGAATTGTtgaaattttcaattttcctaTGGTCACTGAAGTACTCATCTATGAATCGTCATTAAGTTGGGAAACATAATTCTaagcttaaaaatgtgatatttcatcaatatCATGGacaaaaatttgttaaaaatgaagtgtttgCTCTGACTAGatttggcaacaaaaaaaaaacaaaactaaaagctCTGCTCTACAGTGTAGGTACAagacaagcatggaaacaaatttgaatttttttttttttttttaaagttatttttttggcctttttgtcggctttttttattagataggcgcagtgagagagagacaggaaacaggggagaagagaagacatgcagcaaagggccgcgagcgggaatcgaacccaggccgctgcgttGGGGACCAGCCCcacaaatttgaatttaaatggtAAATTATCTCTGGTATGTAGAGTCCCCAGATCTATTCCAGTATTaataacacctgtgggcacttggataAAAGCTTTACATGCTGattccagatttttaaaattgttgtaaattaaagaaagaaatttaagtgtatttttttctttttttgatatAAATTATGACATTCTAATTTTGTAgcactgcaaaaaatacatgtttgagttctctATACTTCTAGTAatgcttgtgctgtttccatagaggtacaggacttttttattgcagtgaaaaatgagccaacagtacttaaaatgtgacaggagcaaaaaacacccagaaactgagtgaagttcagaaaatgtgtttgttttcttgtttcaacACCATCTTCCTGTCGTTTCCACTGTTGTAGGAAGCTAAATAGAACCCAGTGATCTTTTTCTGTTCAAAATTCATTCAAGATGATTTAATTATGTCTTAACTAGTTGAAATGTGGGCAAAAACATGTTTAGAGCAAATAACACCCAGTATTTATTCCAAAATCCTCATTGATGGCCACTTAGAAAGCTGGTATTTGATTGGTAAACGTCCACACAGCAGATGATTCTTAACCAGAGCTACTGTCAGACCTGGACCAGCTGAGAGAGATCATGAAGATTACAGGAACCCCAACTGCTGACTTTGTTGTGAAACTGCAGAGTCAAGACGTAAGTCATAACCTGGAGTTACAGTCACACTCCGAATCTGACCTTTGAGTATGAAACACTGACGGGCGGTAAAGTTGAATGAGGCTTGTAAAATGCCATGGTTTACTACCTCAGATTTAaagagagcagcagctgtggtcAGTTTGGACTCATAGCTGCTATAATAAAATTCAGTAGTTAGTGTCTTCAAGGTTTTTATCAGATGGACAAAGAAGCAAGAGTTCATAGAAACTTCTCAAACCATAAAATCCAGCTTTTTACAAACTTTATTCCATTTGTGATCTAGTTTTTGATACTTAAGTCACATTTTTGGAGTGGAATAACACTTTAAAGATATAGTCACTCTTTTAAGATCTTTCTTAGAGTTCACAGAAGGGTCTCAGGGTCTCGTAATGCCTAGACTTTTTGCTGTGACTTCTTCAGATATAGAGATAAGAGGAAGTCCATGTTAATATGTTCCAAAATCCACCAACCTCTCTCCTCACATTCTGTGCCCAACAGGCCAAAAACTACATCCGAAGTCTaacaaaagtgccaaaaaaagATTTGCACTCCATTTTCTCCAAAGCCAGCTCCAATGGTAAGTACATATATCTGTTTACCCACCTGTGAGTTTGGCTATATTGtataatttttaatatattaaatgaaagtggaatttatttgttttgaatgtattctatacattttattttatttgcaatttatttatttatttacataaattttaaatgtactaaacataaattgaatttatttggtttgaatttattttattgatattttatttatttgtatacaTTTATAAATCAATAAACATAAACTGGATTTATCTGGTTTAAacttactttattttattggcatttgtttatttgtaaaataaattaaatgtattaaacataattagaatttatttctttgaaaatgattttgttgatttatatttaatttattaatttatttgtataaattttaaatattaaatatcagTTTATTAGTTAAACTCTTACCTTGCTGACTGTGACGTGTCTTTGCGTCACTGCAGCGGTGTGCGTCTTGGagaagatgctgctgctggatcctGAGCGGAGGGTCAGTGCCTCGGAGGCCCTCGACCTGCCGTTCTTCAGCGAGTTCAGAGATAccgaggaggagatggaggcgCTGCCGTACGACCAGACCATGGACAACACAGACCTGCCTCTGGACCAGTGGAAACGTAAGAGCACCCAGGGGATAAGTCAGATTTAAAgctgtaatatttaatatctCAATATTAACAGTTGGTAAAATTTCAACATGTAACATTGGGGTTAACTGATCGGGATTTTTAACGACTGATACAGATATTTAGAAAATAGGGCTACTGGTGGTCAATATATATTAAAGATATGTTTTTGTGCTGGTTTCTTTTTGCATCATGTAAAACACAAGTTAATAATAATCACAAATGAGTCAGAAAACTTAAATGAACACATAGTATTGTCTGCATCTGTTTGTTTAAGTGGATCTGCAGCTTATCTGCACTGCACTCATCTTAACCATTTGACCCTCAagtagtttctgggtgttttttgcttctATTATATTTTCACTCACTTTTGTCTCTGCAGTAAAAACTCTTaaacttctatggaaacagtacaaccatgaaGAAGTACAGGAA
This is a stretch of genomic DNA from Amphiprion ocellaris isolate individual 3 ecotype Okinawa chromosome 21, ASM2253959v1, whole genome shotgun sequence. It encodes these proteins:
- the mapk12b gene encoding mitogen-activated protein kinase 12b; its protein translation is MAVRSRTGFCRQEVNRTVWEVPERYRDLKQVGTGAYGTVCSAWDRRTGTQVAIKKLHRPFQSKLFGKRAYRELRLLKHMKHENVIGLLDVFTAEISLDRFRDFYLVMPYMGTDLGKLMKMERLTEDRVQFLVYQMLKGLKYIHSAGIIHRDLKPGNLAINPDCELKILDFGLARQADAEMTGYVVTRWYRAPEVILNWMHYTQTVDIWSAGCIMAEMLLGKPLFKGNDHLDQLREIMKITGTPTADFVVKLQSQDAKNYIRSLTKVPKKDLHSIFSKASSNAVCVLEKMLLLDPERRVSASEALDLPFFSEFRDTEEEMEALPYDQTMDNTDLPLDQWKRHTFTEILTFRPPRDSKETSL